A region from the Panicum hallii strain FIL2 chromosome 1, PHallii_v3.1, whole genome shotgun sequence genome encodes:
- the LOC112873553 gene encoding uncharacterized protein LOC112873553, with amino-acid sequence MAAAEPPPPSGTGFFGMLSFRRSATAVASFDPAQDDELLALDALQAHVADRLQALSAHASSPASPALSLPFLSKLLDAVLSSDAAFRAVLAVGPVAAALARPPADRLAADLLDRAVKTLDVLNAASFTLASLRAAHRAALTAATCLLAPALHRAHLARARRAIARLFSDDAKAGGGGSAPSPSSRTMRALSFSVSKNWSAGRHMNAMAAHLAPPPQAPAPAAGAGCGLGLALYTMSSVLVFAMWALVAAVPCQDRSSAAISPPVTPPKQAQWAAHMSALQERIAEEWRRREKKGSSSGPAPTAGLLAEMQAVERGARDLNSLLEEIAEEEEEEEHGIVGEERAREVTERAEELAAACRALEDGLAPLERQVRAVFHRVVACRAEVVRCIDHSSRTATANAAASASGVPPQHQHSF; translated from the coding sequence atggccgccgccgagccgccgccgccctccgggACGGGCTTCTTCGGCATGCTCAGCTTCCGccgcagcgccaccgccgtcgcctcCTTCGACCCCGCGCAGGACGACGAGCTCCTCGCGCTCGACGCCCTCCAGGCCCACGTCGCCGACCGCCTCCAGGCGCTCTCCGCCCACGCCTCCTCCCCCGCTTCCCCGGCCCTCTCCCTCCCGTTCCTCTCCAAGCTCCTCGACGCCGTCCTCTCCTCCGACGCCGCCTTCCGCGCCGTGCTCGCCGTCGGCCCCGTCGCCGCGGCGCTCGCCAGGCCGCCCGCCGACCGCCTCGCCGCAGACCTCCTCGACCGCGCCGTCAAGACACTCGACGTCCTCAACGCCGCGTCCTTCACGCTCGCCTCGCTCCGGGCCGCGCACCGCGCCGCGCTCACCGCCGCGACCTGCCTCCTCGCCCCGGCGCTGCACCGCGCGCACCTCGCACGCGCGCGCAGGGCCATCGCCAGGCTCTTCTCGGACGACGccaaggccggcggcggcggctccgcgCCCTCGCCATCCTCCCGCACCATGCGGGCGCTCTCCTTCAGCGTCTCCAAGAACTGGTCCGCGGGGCGCCACATGAACGCCATGGCGGCGcacctcgcgccgccgccgcaggcgcccgcgcccgcggccGGCGCGGGCTGCGGCCTCGGGCTCGCGCTCTACACCATGAGCTCCGTCCTCGTCTTCGCCATGTGGGCGCTCGTCGCCGCGGTGCCGTGCCAGGACCGATCGTCCGCGGCCATCAGTCCCCCCGTCACGCCGCCCAAGCAGGCGCAGTGGGCGGCGCACATGTCGGCGCTCCAGGAGCGGATCGCCGAGGAGTGGAGGCggagggagaagaaggggtCTTCCTCCGGTCCGGCGCCCACGGCAGGGCTCCTCGCGGAGATGCAGGCCGTTGAGCGCGGCGCGCGCGACCTCAACAGCTTGCTCGAGGAGATtgccgaggaggaggaagaggaggagcacgGGATTGTCGGCgaggagcgcgcgcgggaggtgACCGAGCGCGCCGAGGAGCTGGCGGCGGCGTGCCGGGCGCTGGAGGACGGACTGGCGCCCCTGGAGCGGCAGGTGCGCGCGGTGTTCCACCGCGTCGTGGCATGCCGCGCCGAGGTCGTCCGCTGCATCGACCACAGCTCGCGCACCGCCACCGCCAATGCGGCGGCGTCCGCGTCCGGCGTGCCGCCGCAGCATCAGCACTCCTTCTGA
- the LOC112878119 gene encoding cytochrome P450 89A2-like: MEDSTTTAAPQLLLCVCVTLVVVVVAWVLALHHGHARDKNPKLPPGPPALLFLAKFLALRRSIFDLGPLLRDMHTRYGPVISLRLARTLVFVADRRLAHRALVQGGATFADRPPPVDPNSLFSAGGRDISSSPYGAYWRLVRRNLAGEALQPARVALFAPARRWACDGLATSLRSHAAGDDEPVITLRPFLRRAMFELLVYMCFGARLGQDALDEIEGLQHRALLSVTSFPVFAFFPAVTKRLFLKRWEEYVAVRRRQDEVFEPLIHAMRSGDDPPCYAESLRALRVPDENGDRPLTDAEMVSLCSEFLNGGTDTTVTLVEWIMAELVNHPDVQAKLHQEVNANDGGQLQAMPYLKAVVLEGLRLHPPGHFLLPHGVQSDAAEIGGYTVPKGAEVNFLVAEIGRDETVWTAAREFRPERFLDGGEGCGVDITGSREIKMMPFGAGRRMCPGYAVGMHHAEYFVARMVRELEWRPAADGVAVDMAEALDFTTVMKHPLRARIIARKNPNT; encoded by the coding sequence ATGGAGGACTCCACAACCACAGCCGCGCCTCAGCTCCTCCTCTGTGTTTGTGTCACCCTCGTAGTCGTGGTCGTAGCCTGGGTCCTCGCGCTCCACCACGGCCATGCCCGCGACAAGAACCCCAAGCTCCCTCCCGGGCCGCCGGCGCTGCTCTTCCTCGCCAAGTTCCTGGCGCTCCGGCGCTCCATCTTCGACCTCGGCCCGCTCCTCCGCGACATGCACACGCGCTACGGCCCCGTCATCTCCCTGCGCCTCGCCCGCACGCTCGTCTTCGTCGCCGACCGCCGCCTCGCGCACCGCGCCCTCGTCCAGGGCGGCGCCACCTTCGccgaccgcccgccgcccgtCGACCCAAACAGCCTGTTCAGCGCCGGCGGCCGCGACATCAGCTCCTCGCCCTACGGGGCCTACTGGCGCCTCGTGCGGCGCAACCTCGCCGGCGAGGCGCTGCAGCCGGCCCGCGTCGCCCTCTTCGCGCCCGCAAGGCGGTGGGCGTGCGACGGCCTCGCCACCAGCCTCCGCTCGCACGCCGCGGGCGACGACGAGCCCGTCATCACGCTGAGGCCGTTCCTCCGCCGCGCCATGTTCGAGCTGCTGGTGTACATGTGCTTCGGGGCGCGGCTCGGCCAGGACGCGCTCGACGAGATCGAGGGGCTGCAGCACCGGGCGCTCCTCTCCGTCACAAGCTTCCCGGTCTTCGCCTTCTTCCCGGCGGTCACCAAGAGGCTCTTCCTCAAGCGGTGGGAGGAGTACGTCGCCGTGCGCCGGAGGCAGGACGAGGTGTTCGAGCCTCTCATCCACGCTATGCGGAGCGGAGATGACCCGCCGTGCTATGCGGAGTCCCTCCGCGCGCTGCGCGTGCCGGATGAAAACGGCGACCGGCCGCTCACGGACGCCGAGATGGTCAGCCTCTGCTCCGAGTTCCTCAACGGCGGGACGGACACGACGGTGACCCTGGTGGAGTGGATCATGGCCGAGCTGGTGAACCACCCCGACGTCCAGGCCAAGTTGCACCAGGAGGTGAACGCCAACGACGGCGGGCAGCTCCAGGCGATGCCGTACCTCAAGGCCGTGGTGCTCGAGGGCCTCCGCCTGCACCCGCCGGGCCACTTCCTGCTCCCGCACGGCGTGCAGAGCGACGCGGCGGAGATCGGCGGCTACACGGTGCCCAAGGGCGCGGAGGTGAACTTCCTGGTGGCCGAGATCGGGCGCGACGAGACGGTGtggacggcggcgcgggagtTCCGGCCGGAGCGGTTCctggacggcggcgagggctgCGGCGTGGACATCACCGGGAGCAGGGAGATCAAGATGATGCCTTTCGGCGCCGGGCGGCGCATGTGCCCCGGGTACGCGGTGGGCATGCACCACGCCGAGTACTTCGTGGCGAGGATGGTGCGGGAGCTGgagtggcggccggcggcggacggcgtgGCGGTGGACATGGCGGAGGCGCTGGACTTCACCACCGTGATGAAGCACCCGCTCCGGGCACGCATCATCGCCAGAAAAAATCCAAATACCTAG